One segment of Haliotis asinina isolate JCU_RB_2024 chromosome 12, JCU_Hal_asi_v2, whole genome shotgun sequence DNA contains the following:
- the LOC137258128 gene encoding probable tubulin polyglutamylase TTLL9, with protein MPRPNVKGRSTGDRVIRFKCSLQNTILDVLRARPGWQEVTGDAEWDIYWCDVWWMRETFDHAYLDEHMRINHFRNHYELTRKNLMVKNLKRLRRQIERESGKLEAQKCDFFPTTYELPSEYHIFVDEFRRNPGSIWIMKPIAKSQGKGIFLFKRLKDITDWKKGTEYQPISDASKDGPETYVVQRYIENPYLIGGRKFDIRVYVLVTSYNPLRVWLYRDGFARFSNTRFSLESIENNYVHLTNVAIQKTAPDYDPEKGCKWSTQQLRQYLTARHKREDVEKMLNQMQEVFILSLQSTQKIMINDKHCFELYGYDILLDAKLKPWLLEINASPSLTASSKEDYDLKFGMLNDVINVLDMESRLTGKEKRIGGFDFIWDDGPVYSDESINSDSMINSMGTTINSFLGCHNERRQNLKQIYQTASVTKKP; from the exons ATGCCTCGTCCAAATGTGAAAGGTCGTAGCACAGG TGACCGTGTGATTCGGTTCAAGTGTTCACTGCAAAACACAATACTGGATGTGCTGCGTGCGAGACCAGGATGGCAGGAGGTTACAGG TGATGCGGAGTGGGACATCTACTGGTGTGACGTGTGGTGGATGAGGGAGACGTTTGACCACGCCTACCTTGACGAACATATGAGAATTAACCACTTTCGAAACCACTACGAG CTGACAAGGAAGAACCTGATGGTGAAGAACCTGAAGAGACTGAGAAGGCAGATTGAGAGAGAATCAGGGAAACTCGAGGCACAGAA ATGTGATTTCTTCCCTACTACATATGAGCTACCG TCTGAGTACCACATTTTCGTGGATGAGTTCCGACGTAACCCAGGATCCATCTGGATCATGAAGCCAATTGCCAAGTCACAAGGCAAAGGAATCTTCCTCTTCAAGAGACTCAAAGACATCACTGACTGGAAAAAG GGTACAGAGTACCAGCCCATATCAGATGCCAGCAAAGATGGTCCAGAGACATATGTTGTGCAGCGCTACATCGAGAACCCATACCTCATAGGTGGACGCAAGTTTGACATCCGTGTCTATGTATTGGTCACCTCA TACAACCCTCTACGTGTTTGGCTGTACAGGGATGGATTTGCTCGCTTCTCCAACACAAGATTTTCTCTGGAATCTATAGAGAACAATT ATGTTCACCTGACAAATGTGGCCATCCAGAAGACAGCCCCTGATTACGATCCTGAGAAGGGATGTAAATGGTCAACACAACAACTGCGTCAGTACTTGACAGCAAGACACAAACGAGAAGAT GTAGAGAAGATGCTGAACCAGATGCAAGAGGTGTTTATACTGAGCCTACAAAGTACACAGAAGATCATGATCAATGACAAGCACTGCTTCGAGCTGTATGGCTATGACATCCTACTGGATGCCAAACTCAAACC CTGGCTACTGGAGATCAATGCATCGCCTTCTCTCACAGCCAGCAGTAAAGAAGACTATGACCTCAAGTTTGGAATGCTCAATGATGTCATCAATGTCCTTGACATGGAAAGTAG ACTGACAGGGAAGGAGAAGCGTATCGGTGGGTTTGACTTCATCTGGGACGATGGCCCCGTCTACTCCGATGAGTCCATCAACTCTGACagcatgatcaacagcatgggcaccACCATCAACTCCTTCTTAG GTTGTCATAATGAACGTCGTCAAAACCTGAAGCAGATCTACCAGACAGCCAGCGTGACGAAGAAGCCATGA